The genome window GTTGCTCTTCTTTATGAAGCTTCTTTTATGGCATCATGAACATTTCTGAAATATGGATAGTCATTATATGAAGGCTTTGCAAAACCGTGATTATTGGTCAATCTGAACTCGATTCAGATTCTCCATTCGTCTTAATAGCCAGTATCTGGAGATCCTGAATCAAGTTCAGGATGACGGTCAGAGTTTTGCAAAGCCTTCTATATACCGGTTAGAATAATAGTTGTTCAAACCATACTCAGAAAAAACAACATCGTTGTAAACACTTGTAATTTTAAGTAGGTTTTAATTATGAAAACAAAAAAAGAGTATTTGCCAATCGATAACAAATTAAGCATAATCCTTGCTGAGGATGATTTTGACGACCGCCTCCTTTTTGAAGAAGCCATTGAAGAATTACCGGTTTCTGTTCAAATTAAAACATTTAACAATGGTGATGAACTGATGGAGTGGCTCACTCGCAATAATAATAAGCTGCCTGACGCTCTTTTTCTTGACCTGAATATGCCCCGTAAAAACGGATTTGCAACATTGGGCGAGATAAAGAGGAACACTAAACTGCAGGATTTACCCGTAATTATTTTTTCCACTGCTACTAATGAAGAAATGATAAAGCAGGTTTTTAAAGATGCAGCACACTATTACATTAAAAAACCGACCGATTTTCGTAAACTTAAA of Balneolaceae bacterium contains these proteins:
- a CDS encoding response regulator, coding for MKTKKEYLPIDNKLSIILAEDDFDDRLLFEEAIEELPVSVQIKTFNNGDELMEWLTRNNNKLPDALFLDLNMPRKNGFATLGEIKRNTKLQDLPVIIFSTATNEEMIKQVFKDAAHYYIKKPTDFRKLKELLYKSLKLIADNELDLPGKESFILTTE